One genomic segment of Sminthopsis crassicaudata isolate SCR6 chromosome 2, ASM4859323v1, whole genome shotgun sequence includes these proteins:
- the PSTK gene encoding L-seryl-tRNA(Sec) kinase isoform X1 — MRGRGRLRRPFARVSFPFVSMKRGESPENTGSEGQIRLGFCVLCGLPASGKSTLSRFLSDQLRRKQGWDVALVTYDDIIPEAFLEGENAQPSQWKSFRHELLMYLEHFLMAIINGCKLSAPALKTEVMWESFVDCLKNQGLIFSGTGKTQDYCLTNAALSQPLYLMLDDNFYYQSMRYEVYQLARKYSSGFCQLFLDCPIESCLERNRQRSKPVPDDIIQLMARKIESPNIQKNAWEHNSLTVRSTRPCSDDNTEVIDLLITALKNPIRYFEENVEQKETDRIICSTNILHQADQKFRRIISQTMKKAKDEKVIAYKLKLLAEELNKLKTDFLDDLRQGNSKRISCFHQNSISDVIRLFHYERDNIVQKYIPNEY, encoded by the exons ATGCGCGGCAGAGGCCGTCTCAGGCGCCCGTTTGCCAGGGTTTCTTTCCCCTTTGTCAGCATGAAGAGGGGAGAATCCCCCGAGAACACCGGAAGTGAGGGGCAGATCCGACTGGGATTCTGCGTTCTTTGCGGCCTGCCAGCCTCAGGCAAATCTACTCTCTCTCGCTTTCTTAGCGACCAGCTGAGGCGGAAGCAGGGCTGGGACGTAGCCCTCGTAACGTACGATGACATCATCCCAGAAGCGTTCCTCGAGGGCGAGAACGCTCAG CCATCCCAGTGGAAATCATTCCGACATGAACTTTTGATGTACCTTGAACATTTCTTGATGGCCATCATTAATGGATGCAAATTATCTGCCCCAGCCTTGAAGACTGAAGTCATGTGGGAAAGTTTTGTCGACTGTTTGAAAAATCAAGGTCTCATATTTTCTGGAACAGGAAAGACCCAGGATTACTGTTTAACCAATGCAGCTCTGTCGCAACCTTTATATCTAATGCTGGATGACAATTTTTATTACCAGAGCATGAGATATGAAGTCTACCAACTGGCTCGAAAAT aTTCCTCAGGCTTTTGCCAATTATTTTTAGATTGTCCAATTGAGTCCTGTCTAGAAAGGAATCGGCAGAGAAGTAAACCAGTACCTGATGACATCATACAGCTGATGGCAAGAAAGATAGAATCTCCAAATATTCAGAAAAATGCATGGGAACACAACAGCCTCACTGTTAGGAGTACAAGACCTTGTTCAGATGACAA taCAGAAGTGATTGACTTACTGATTACTGCTTTGAAAAATCCAATAcgatattttgaagaaaatgtagAACAAAAG gaAACTGATCGAATTATTTGTTCAACTAATATTCTTCATCAAGCTGATCAGAAATTCAGAAGAATTATCTCTCAGACAATGAAGAAAGCCaaag atgAAAAAGTGATTGCCTACAAGCTGAAACTTCTGGCAGAAGAACTTAACAAGCTTAAGACAGACTTTTTGGATGATCTACGACAAGGGAATAGTAAAAGAATTTCATGCTTTCATCAAAATAGCATTTCAGATGTCATTCGCTTATTTCATTATGAGAGAGATAATATTGTGCAGAAATACATTCCAAATGAGTATTAA
- the IKZF5 gene encoding zinc finger protein Pegasus isoform X2 — protein MLVDGFERTFDGKLKCRYCNYASKGTARLIEHIRIHTGEKPHRCHLCPFASAYERHLEAHMRSHTGEKPYKCELCSFRCSDRSNLSHHRRRKHKMVPIKGTRSSLSSKKMWGVLQKKTSNLGYSRRALINLSPPSMVVQKPDYLNDFTHEIPNIQTDTFESMGKTTQTGGLPRDPQELMVDNPLNQLSTLAGQLSSLPPENQNPASPDVVSCPDEKPFMIQQPTTPAVVSAVSTSIPQNSSPTSPEPRPSHSQRNYSPVAGPSSERSAHTSTPSISNSQPSTPAPALPVQDPQLLHHCQHCDMYFADNILYTIHMGCHGFENPFQCNICGCKCKNKYDFACHFARGQHNQH, from the exons ATGCTGGTAGATGGATTTGAAAGAACATTTGATGGAAAACTAAAATGTCGATACTGCAACTATGCCAGCAAAGGAACAGCACGGCTCATTGAACATATTAGAATTCATACAG gtgaaaaaCCTCATAGATGTCATTTATGTCCATTTGCATCAGCTTATGAGCGTCATCTGGAAGCCCATATGCGATCCCATACTGGTGAAAAACCATACAAATGTGAATTATGTTCTTTCCGCTGCAGCGATAGAAGTAATCTTTCCCATCATCGTAGGCGTAAACATAAAATGGTACCTATTAAAGGTACTAGGTCTTCCTTAAGCAGCAAGAAAATGTGGGGGGTTTTACAAAAGAAGACTAGCAATCTAGGGTATAGCAGAAGAGCACTTATCAATTTGAGTCCACCTTCCATGGTGGTTCAGAAACCAGACTACTTGAATGATTTTACCCATGAAATCCCAAATATCCAGACTGATACATTTGAAAGCATGGGAAAAACAACGCAGACTGGTGGCCTGCCAAGGGACCCACAAGAACTCATGGTTGACAACCCCTTAAATCAGTTATCTACTTTAGCAGGACAGTTATCTAGCTTGCCACCTGAGAATCAAAACCCAGCATCCCCTGATGTTGTTTCATGCCCTGATGAAAAGCCTTTTATGATTCAGCAGCCCACCACCCCGGCAGTCGTTTCTGCTGTATCAACAAGTATTCCTCAGAACTCATCTCCTACAAGTCCCGAACCTCGGCCATCACATAGTCAGAGGAACTATAGCCCTGTGGCAGGCCCGAGCAGTGAACGCAGCGCTCACACTAGTACTCCCAGCATAAGTAACAGCCAGCCCAGCACGCCAGCCCCAGCCCTGCCAGTTCAGGACCCTCAGCTTCTGCATCACTGCCAGCACTGTGACATGTACTTTGCAGACAATATTCTTTATACTATTCACATGGGATGTCATGGGTTTGAAAACCCTTTTCAGTGTAATATATGTGGATGCAAATGTAAAAATAAGTATGATTTTGCCTGTCATTTTGCAAGAGGGCAACATAACCAGCACTGA
- the PSTK gene encoding L-seryl-tRNA(Sec) kinase isoform X2: MRKLGHRTLSLPKEGGKLLLAFHHVSGDGLTPCHSPGSFSRQRRRSDLRAVTISCPRLPSSKPSPEVQSPSSPGKLTEPSQWKSFRHELLMYLEHFLMAIINGCKLSAPALKTEVMWESFVDCLKNQGLIFSGTGKTQDYCLTNAALSQPLYLMLDDNFYYQSMRYEVYQLARKYSSGFCQLFLDCPIESCLERNRQRSKPVPDDIIQLMARKIESPNIQKNAWEHNSLTVRSTRPCSDDNTEVIDLLITALKNPIRYFEENVEQKETDRIICSTNILHQADQKFRRIISQTMKKAKDEKVIAYKLKLLAEELNKLKTDFLDDLRQGNSKRISCFHQNSISDVIRLFHYERDNIVQKYIPNEY, from the exons atgaggaaattggggcataGAACGTTGTCACTGCCCAAAGAAGGCGGCAAGCTCTTACTGGCCTTCCACCACGTGTCAGGCGATGGGTTAACCCCGTGTCACTCACCAGGAAGCTTCAGCAGACAGAGGAGGAGAAGCGATTTGAGGGCTGTCACAATCTCGTGTCCCAGGCTGCCCAGCTCCAAGCCCAGCCCCGAGGTCCAGTCGCCCAGCAGCCCTGGGAAGCTTACCGAG CCATCCCAGTGGAAATCATTCCGACATGAACTTTTGATGTACCTTGAACATTTCTTGATGGCCATCATTAATGGATGCAAATTATCTGCCCCAGCCTTGAAGACTGAAGTCATGTGGGAAAGTTTTGTCGACTGTTTGAAAAATCAAGGTCTCATATTTTCTGGAACAGGAAAGACCCAGGATTACTGTTTAACCAATGCAGCTCTGTCGCAACCTTTATATCTAATGCTGGATGACAATTTTTATTACCAGAGCATGAGATATGAAGTCTACCAACTGGCTCGAAAAT aTTCCTCAGGCTTTTGCCAATTATTTTTAGATTGTCCAATTGAGTCCTGTCTAGAAAGGAATCGGCAGAGAAGTAAACCAGTACCTGATGACATCATACAGCTGATGGCAAGAAAGATAGAATCTCCAAATATTCAGAAAAATGCATGGGAACACAACAGCCTCACTGTTAGGAGTACAAGACCTTGTTCAGATGACAA taCAGAAGTGATTGACTTACTGATTACTGCTTTGAAAAATCCAATAcgatattttgaagaaaatgtagAACAAAAG gaAACTGATCGAATTATTTGTTCAACTAATATTCTTCATCAAGCTGATCAGAAATTCAGAAGAATTATCTCTCAGACAATGAAGAAAGCCaaag atgAAAAAGTGATTGCCTACAAGCTGAAACTTCTGGCAGAAGAACTTAACAAGCTTAAGACAGACTTTTTGGATGATCTACGACAAGGGAATAGTAAAAGAATTTCATGCTTTCATCAAAATAGCATTTCAGATGTCATTCGCTTATTTCATTATGAGAGAGATAATATTGTGCAGAAATACATTCCAAATGAGTATTAA
- the IKZF5 gene encoding zinc finger protein Pegasus isoform X1, whose translation MGEKKPEPLDFVKDFQEYLTQQTHHVNMISGSVSGDKEAEALQGAGADGDQNGLDHPSVEVSLDENSGMLVDGFERTFDGKLKCRYCNYASKGTARLIEHIRIHTGEKPHRCHLCPFASAYERHLEAHMRSHTGEKPYKCELCSFRCSDRSNLSHHRRRKHKMVPIKGTRSSLSSKKMWGVLQKKTSNLGYSRRALINLSPPSMVVQKPDYLNDFTHEIPNIQTDTFESMGKTTQTGGLPRDPQELMVDNPLNQLSTLAGQLSSLPPENQNPASPDVVSCPDEKPFMIQQPTTPAVVSAVSTSIPQNSSPTSPEPRPSHSQRNYSPVAGPSSERSAHTSTPSISNSQPSTPAPALPVQDPQLLHHCQHCDMYFADNILYTIHMGCHGFENPFQCNICGCKCKNKYDFACHFARGQHNQH comes from the exons ATGGGTGAAAAGAAACCAGAGCCTCTGGACTTTGTGAAGGATTTTCAGGAATATCTCACACAGCAGACCCACCACGTGAACATGATCTCAGGATCAGTTAGTGGGGACAAAGAAGCAGAGGCTCTTCAGGGAG CTGGGGCAGATGGTGATCAAAATGGACTTGATCATCCATCTGTTGAAGTATCCTTGGATGAAAACTCAGGAATGCTGGTAGATGGATTTGAAAGAACATTTGATGGAAAACTAAAATGTCGATACTGCAACTATGCCAGCAAAGGAACAGCACGGCTCATTGAACATATTAGAATTCATACAG gtgaaaaaCCTCATAGATGTCATTTATGTCCATTTGCATCAGCTTATGAGCGTCATCTGGAAGCCCATATGCGATCCCATACTGGTGAAAAACCATACAAATGTGAATTATGTTCTTTCCGCTGCAGCGATAGAAGTAATCTTTCCCATCATCGTAGGCGTAAACATAAAATGGTACCTATTAAAGGTACTAGGTCTTCCTTAAGCAGCAAGAAAATGTGGGGGGTTTTACAAAAGAAGACTAGCAATCTAGGGTATAGCAGAAGAGCACTTATCAATTTGAGTCCACCTTCCATGGTGGTTCAGAAACCAGACTACTTGAATGATTTTACCCATGAAATCCCAAATATCCAGACTGATACATTTGAAAGCATGGGAAAAACAACGCAGACTGGTGGCCTGCCAAGGGACCCACAAGAACTCATGGTTGACAACCCCTTAAATCAGTTATCTACTTTAGCAGGACAGTTATCTAGCTTGCCACCTGAGAATCAAAACCCAGCATCCCCTGATGTTGTTTCATGCCCTGATGAAAAGCCTTTTATGATTCAGCAGCCCACCACCCCGGCAGTCGTTTCTGCTGTATCAACAAGTATTCCTCAGAACTCATCTCCTACAAGTCCCGAACCTCGGCCATCACATAGTCAGAGGAACTATAGCCCTGTGGCAGGCCCGAGCAGTGAACGCAGCGCTCACACTAGTACTCCCAGCATAAGTAACAGCCAGCCCAGCACGCCAGCCCCAGCCCTGCCAGTTCAGGACCCTCAGCTTCTGCATCACTGCCAGCACTGTGACATGTACTTTGCAGACAATATTCTTTATACTATTCACATGGGATGTCATGGGTTTGAAAACCCTTTTCAGTGTAATATATGTGGATGCAAATGTAAAAATAAGTATGATTTTGCCTGTCATTTTGCAAGAGGGCAACATAACCAGCACTGA